aaaatgttttctATCTTTTCCGTAATAGAATATGGAAATTACGTTCGAAGGTGACAACCGATAAGAAGGAATACAGCGAAGTAACTGTTCACGTTTGTAAAAATTCGGTTCGAGCAGTTCGATTTGCCACACAGCGTTCTATGAAAGCGCTCGAGAAAGGAGCACAGCCTCCGAGCGGCTCTAAATACGTTCAAATCGAAGAGACTGAGATTTTCGAGAGACATCATCGACGTAAGTACTTGGTGAAACGAGCCTAATCGACGTTACGGATTTCACTACAAACGACTACTATGATTTTTCACAAAATACAATGTCAGGTCACTTTTCACTATCGATACATATCTACTAATACGTGCTTAAGAGAAATCGCTGGTAGatcaattttcaaatgcattttctcAAAAAGCAAAGTCTACTTTACAATTTCGTTATTTTACGTAAATTCTCGTCTAATTTTAAGCTATTTGTACCACCAATTTCAAGTCATAGTGTATAAGTATATACATGCATTCTTACTAGATATAAGATGCACTGAACtttacaattttgttattttacgtaaattcttctttaattttaaactataaattataaattcccTTCGACCTCATTCGTACCATAATTTCAAGTCACAATGTACAAGCATATAGATGCATCCTTACTAGATATAAAACTGCACTCTTGCAGATGCAATTTTCAAGTGCAATTTTCCTCGATGCAATTTCGTTGGTTCTCGAGCGACGATACCTCTCTGACCCGATTCGTACCGCGAATTTTTCGTACACAGTACGATTTTTGCATTGAGAAATGAtcgtttgttattattatcattattattaataaccaAGACTCGTTCCTCACCATGGTGCGAATTATCCGGTTCGAGGGCGGCGAAGATCGCGTTTTCGAAAGGAGAATCAAAACGAGACGCGAAACACACGATCGGTGATCGAGTCCAACGACAAAACGACAAACGATCTATCGATCATGCTCCTCGGTGGGTAAATTTCAACGACGATTGAACGCGATTCGCGCACGACGAGTCCCGAACGCGAACTGAGGAGGTTCGGCTTACCTCCACGGTGTTGATCCTCATGGCCGGCACCTGGCCAGGTGCtggaggcggtggaggcggtggaggtGGCGCGGGACAAAGTCCTGGAACGATTAACGATTTAGTGGAATGCTGACGAGGGCCCCAGGTATGTGGGCCCACCGCTTTCGCGCGTTCGCCGCGGACACGCCGGAAACCACCGAGCGTTTCACGAAGACTCACCGTCTCGTTTGCACTTTTATCTCGCGAGATTAGAAATCGGTTAGCAACGACCACGACAGTGCCGTACCTAGATATCACGGGGCCCACTGATACAATTTCGATGCAACCGAccggaaaattacaatttttaaacccCTTAGCTCGCGAACTTCGAAGCAATCGTTCAGAATTTGCATACTCGATCGCAATTCGCCATTTCTGatttttagaaagaaaattaacaaattttcattttcgtcgCGAGGTAATTTCATTCCTCGAGTGGAGAGGGGTTGATAAATTTTCTGACGTTGATcgttatagtaaaacgtgtgcttgaaaaatatcgatttttcaggaaactatattttacgtttcaatttttatacgcgAATCCGCTGTGGgaataatactaggttgttggataagtttcgtcgtgttTTCCGTTGTTAAAGAATactacacttgaactttgaacagctgtaaatgtacgaacgagtcgacaaatctacgcgaaacttcgcacatgtttaTGAAGTAGTAGTACCAtttctagaaaaataaaacgatcaatctaatagctccatttcttatcgaacgacaaaacttattgagcaatctgtTACAGTGCCCCAAACAAACTTGTTACAAATATACAGTGTCTCAAATAGCTTGTCACAAATATACAATGTTCCAAACAAACTTGTCATAAATATACAGTGTCCTAAACAACTTGTCATAAATATAGTGTCCCAAACAAACTTGTTGTAAATATACAGTATCCCAAACAAACTTCTCATAAATATACAGTGTCCTAAACAACTTGTCATAAATATACAGTGTCCCAAACAAGTTGTCATAAATGTACAGTGTCCCAAACAAACTTGTTGTAAATATACAGTATCCCAAACAAACTTGTCATAAATATACAGTGTCCCAAATAAACTTCTCATAAATATACAGTGTCCTAAATAACTTGTCATAAATATACATTGTCCCAAACAAACTTGTTACAAATATACAGTGTCCCAAACAACTTGTCATAACATTGAGTGTCCCAAATAAACTTCTCATAAATATACAGTATCCCAAACAAACTTGTCGTAAATATACAGTGTCCCAAACAAACTTGTCATAAATATACAGTGTCCCAAACAAACTTGTCATAAATATACAGTGTCCCAAACAACTTGTCATAAATATACAGTGTCCCAAACAAACTTCTCATAAATATACAGTGTCCCAAACAAACCTCTCATAAATATACAGTGTCCCAAACAAACTTCTCATAAACATGACGTTAAACTTCGCACGTGTTCACCAAACGttagtaccatctttggaaaaatttcttatcgaacgacaaaacttatcgagcaatctattatagTTCTAAAAGTGTATCGATACAATtacattcgtttcttttcttacaAATTGTCGGCCCCAGGACAATTCTACCGTTAATAATACCATTCTGAGAGTATAATACCATTCGTTACGACGCCTCGCCAATTGATCGATCTCGTTAACGTTTTACAATTTCAAACTGGTAGCGCTCGGTGAGTTACTTTCGCGTTTGATCTTCCGATTAGAACCAAAGCTTCTAACGCACGAGACAATCTGCAAAGATATATCGATCCTGTCGTGTTTATTTCCGAGTTACCTTCGTAAATACGCGGGAAGAATGTTTCTCGAGCGGGAATCCGGCAATATCTGTACGATTTTCAACGTCACTCGCACCAAGTGTTAGCATCGTCGCCAAAATTTCGTTACGCGTCCCGCTTACTTAACGTTCGGTTTATAAACATTTTCACCGGGGGACTCGCGCGGTTGCGCAACATGTAGTTTTCGACGATGCGCGCATTGCTTGCCGTTTCTGCGATTCGTCGACGACTGTTATGTGTACAGAACGAAACGTACGGCTGAGAACACCTACGTGTCCGCGTTATTTTCGCGAGTACGAGAACCTTGCGAAGGTTGCGCGATTCCAAAGTACACAGCGCCATTTTTCTTCGGTGGTCGCGCGCTCGCGGAAACTTCGCGAATAAAATCACGCACCGGAACGCGAACCAGTCGATCGCGAAACCGAAGTCGAACAAATACACGCATCGtggtttaaaaatttaaacattATACGGATATTCGACCGTTAATATTCGTTCGACACAATTACTACACCTCCGATCAATATGGCGCCCATTTTACCTAATTTTGATCGCACGCtacattggattgttcggaaagtcatttcttttttttcaaacacgattttttttagagtgtataaatttgtttagagtttatacaatctaaaaaattcgtgtttcatttttactagaaaaaacgaaattactttcggaacaacccaataaattatCTAATATATTTTCCTTCGTTCTTTTGTACATTTAGAAACATGTGTTCGATGTTAGTTaagtagagaaagaaaaatactcgtTCAAATATAGACAATAAAAAGatctaattttatttaattttgatcaCACGATATAAGTTATCTAATATATTTTCCTTCGTTCTCTTGTACATTCACAAACGTGTGTTCGATGTTAGTTaagtagagaaagaaaaatactcgtTCAAATATAGACAATAAAAAGatctaattttatttaattttgatcaCACGATATAAGTTATCTAATATATTTTCCTTCGTTCTCTTGTACATTCACAAACGTGTGTTCGATGTTAATTaagtagagaaagaaaaatactcattGAAATATAGACAGTAAAAAGATCTAATTATTATTAAGGTTGGTGAGACTTTGTCGCGAATTATTGCCATGTTTCCTATTCTAAACGTAGTTAGTAACGTAAAATCtaagaaaagtttcttttccgTTAAATCGTGATTTCCATTGTTTAAATTCCATTGTAATCTCCtgaaacgatcgatatttttctttcgttcgatttctttcacggttgaatttattatttccaAGCCACGATTTCTTTACGGTAGATTTTCTGCAagagaaaaaatgaaacacgagagGAACAAAAGGTGTATCAGGGGCGTGGTTGGACAGAGTGTCGTTTAGAAACCTAATCTCGATTACGTTACAAGGTTTAACGACACCGCGGTGGTTCAATTTACGCGAATCGTTTCACCTTAAATTTACAAATCCAGCGTTAATGTTGATCGATCGAATCCTTGGTTCGTTAGGTAATCGTTGCACACTGAGCGTTATTATTTGCACGTCGAGCGTTTTACGCGTCTTCGACGAGTTTCACGAACGACGAAATCTCTCGTCAATGTTAATAATTACTTACACTCGGTGTGGATGTACGTACCTGTCGCTGGACCGTCCGAATTCCTGAAAAGAGAACAGCTGGTTAATTATTCACGAGAATACAATCGAAGGTGTATCGTTAACCCTTCGCGATCCGATGCTGAACCGATtcgaattattgggttgttcggaaagtcgtttcgttttttttttagagataatgaaacacgattttttaaaagtgtataaacatttgattaaattatacattctccattttggaaaacgaaattacttcttgaacaacccaataatttcgaaagagaaacgaaataaagctTGGATGGTCGGTGAGATTTAccgattaaaaatgttttcaaaatgTACGTAAAGAATTTGCAAAAAATCAGTACACGATCGTAAAGGGTTAAAAGGTTCATATAATTTATAGATACAGGAGAAGGTCTTTCACtaccgatcaaaattaattaagTAGATAAAAGAATAGAGTCGTGGAATACATTTATGCGTAAGAAATCTTTCGACGAAGATTCGGTGCAATGGATGCAACGCGAAGATTGGGTGCATGTGCATTGCACGAACCAGAGAAGTATGAATTATTTCATTCGCGATGTAAAACTAAATTTCAAATACTATTCTACGTGTAAATGTCttttatcaaaatttgttaCCGACCCATGGACACCTAAAAAAATCTACTAACCGAATATCTGCTCGATAATAAACCTAGTAACAATTTTTCGTCCGCTACGAGTAACAATGTCGCGTTTCTGTGAATTATGCGTTTCTTATTATCAAATTACCGCAAAGAATCTTTCCTCCTTTCGTTAAGTATCACTTACGCTGCGAATGGCATTTTTCAAAGTTGTATCTTACCATTTTTtacgacgaaaaaaaagaaacttaaaatGGGCGGTACTGAGAGACCTTCCCTTTTGGGCATTcctaaataattttatacaatcCCGCGCGCTTTGAAATCGACGGACGATAATTCCGTACGGTGCAACGTATCGTTAAATTTCGGGTAGAGAATTCCGTCTAAGTCTAGACGTGGCCGAATCGTGTTTAAATATTCGCCGAGATGGTCGTATCGCGTAATTATCGCGCGGGACGCGATGCTCGTTCGAGAATTCGATACGGGACCGGCGTTGAATGCAATTACACCGCTAGGGATCATTCGGACGAGCACCAATTACAGGAACACACACGTGGAATATGCACAGAAAGATACCAGACAAGATTCGCTCTCGCCTTACGTCCGCCCGAAGCGCATTCCGGTCTTATCTGTGGAACGCAGTTACTCGAACGTTGAGTCACATTGCTCGTATTGGTATTTTAGTGCACCTACGCGAACCACGCGGTATTCGCGAACATACCGGTGCACGGGCCCGCTGTCAAAACTTAACGTTTCGATGGCTTTACGACCGCGTCCCAATTAACGTTTCGAGGACGACGCGAGATTTTTCACACGGATCGTCGACAACGAACGACACGTCCCGATCGAGGATCAATGTTTTTCGGCTTCGTACGAAGGGGTGTGTTTAGGAGTGGCCGTATTTGGGCCAGTTTGAGAGATGAAAAATTGATGTAGTACGTTTAAGAATGTAATTATAGGACTAGAAGTGATCGAAATGTCATCACTTTTTTGAGACAACACGAAGGGGAATATTAAAAAGTGGCCTTATTTGGGCcagttcgaaaaatgaaaaattgatgtAGTACGTTTAAGAATGTAATTTAAGGACTAGAAAGTGATCGAAATGTCATCACTTTTTCAAGACACGTTGGAAAAGTTATTAAAAAGGGGCCATATTTGGGCCAGtttgagaaatgaaaaattaatgcaGCACGTTTAAGAATGTACTTTGAGGACTAAAAAGTGATCGAAATGTCATCACTTTTTCGAGACACAAACGAAGGGGAATATTAAAAAGTGGCCTTATTTGGGCcagttcgaaaaatgaaaaattgatgtAGTACGTTTAAGAATGTAATTTAAGAACTAGAAAGTGATCGAAATGTCATTACTTTTTCAAGACACGTTagaaaagttattaaaaaaggGTCATATTTGGGCCAGtttgagaaatgaaaaattcatacagCACGTTTAAGAATGTACTTTAAGGACTAAAAAGTGATCGAAATGTCATCACTTTTTCAAGACACGTTGGAAAAGTTATTAAAAAGGGGCCATATTTGGGccagtttgaaaaattaaaaattgatgcAGTACGTTTAAAGATGTCATCTAAGGACTAGAAAGTGATCGAAATATCATCACTTTTTCGAGACACACACGAAGGGGAATATTAAAAAGTGGCCATATTTGGGccagtttgaaaaatgaaaaatttatgcaGCACGTTTAAGAACGTAATTTAAGGACTAGAAAGTGATCGAAATGTCATCACTTTTTCGAAACACACACGAAGGGGAATATTAAAAAGTGGCCTTATTTGGGccagtttgaaaaataaaaaattaatgcaGTACGTTTAAAGATGTCATCTAAGGACTAAAAAGTGATCGAAATTCAAGACACATTGGGAAATgtgttgttaaaaattaatccaCCGACTCGTGCGATCACGTTGCGATTGTCAATGTTTTTGGCTACGTACGAAGGAGAATATTAAAAAGTAGCTGTATTTGTTTCAgtttaaagaattaaaattttatgtaaGTCCTTTAAGAATATCATCCAAGGAttagaaaataatcgaaatgaCCTTATTACTTTTTCGAGACACAAtgagaaaattgttaaaagtgAATACAGATATTATCGAACGCATTCGTATTAAACGGTCGATCGCGACATTACAGAAGTATGTACAGTATGAATTTATCTTGTCGATGTATCACCTTGTTATCGAGTCgaattttaaaaacaatataCAAAAGACTTTCGATAATGCGGCGCGCATAACGCCGACCATGACCATGCCTTACGAACGTCATTCGACAATTATCACGTTGTATTTCGCACGGACAAAGAAGTTGACATTTCGGTACGTTCTACATTTTGTATATtctatttttctcgataaatcgcATTACCGCGTCAACTGTGGTCGTTtttgtaattacattttttctttttccgctaattttaattttaaaataagaaCACATATGTAAGCTGATAACAAAATCGATAAGAAAGAGCATACAAAGTAAACCGAAGTAAAGCGAAGGGAAAAGAAAGTCTGCGCAATCGCTCGACGGAATAAGATTTTCGATTTGTGGAAAGAAGATAAATTTTTAACGCTTCGGCGAGAAAGatccttgcaaaatttttaattcttctcgAGAAATTGGAATCGAAGTTTCCTGAAAGAATTTCTCTCGTTCACATTTTCAACACTCGGTCGAGAAAGatccttgcaaaatttttaattctcgaaaaattgaaatcgaagtTTCCTAAAATAGTTTCTCtcgtttgaatatttaatattcggtCGAAAAAGAttcttacaaaattattaattcttctCGAGAAATTGGAATCGAAGTTTCCTGAAAGAATTTCTCTCGTTTAGATATTTAATATTCGGTCGAAAAAGAttcttacaaaattattaattcttctCGAGAAATTGGAATCGAGGTCTCCTAAAATAGTTTCTCtcgtttgaatatttaatattcggtCGAGAAAGATTCTTACAAAATTGTTAATTCTTCTCGAGAAATTGGAATCGAAGTCTCCTGAAAGACTTTCTCTCGTTCAGATTTTTAATGGAATCGAAGTTTCCTGAAAGAGTTTCTCTCGTTTAGATTTTTAATATTCGCTCGAGAAAGATTCTTACAAAATGGTTAATTCTTCTCGAGAAATTGGAATCGAGGTCTCCTGAAATAGTTTCTCTCGTTCGGATATTTAATACTCGCTCGAGCAAGATTCTTACAAAATGGTTAATTCTTCTCGAGAAATTGGAATCGTGGTCCCCTGAAAGAGTTTCTCTCGTTCAGATTTTTAATGCCCGGTCGgggtaaatatttatacaaaacgCTAAGCGTTAAGAGGATCGCCGAGGCATTTTTAATCGAATGCACGACGCCCGGCGTGATTCATCCGAACGCACCAGCTGACACAATAAAGGAACCAAGTTTAAAAATACCTGGACACGCGGCGTACACCGTGACGCAAGGTGAAATTTGTTCGCTTCCACGCGCGAACGTACTTGAAACCGAGTCACGGTggcgatttatttatttgtcaCGGGTGCAGAACGCCGACGAACGTTGCGATCGCTCGTTTCTAAACTGTTTTTGGAGTTACCAAGGAACGTACTGACGGTAACCTACATCGTCACGACCGCGAGTTATCTTTCGACGACTCGGCTCGTTGTTCGTTAACCGAACCTTTTAAGGAAACTTCCCACTCGGCGGAAGGTTGCCCCTCCTTAATTACTTTTCGAATCGAGAGGCCACGGTCGAGTTTCGACGAATAAcacgaaacgttggaaaatatttcatttatttatttgtttcttctttataTTCATACTGATTGTCTGTTCAGCTGTAGAGGTCTACCAATAGTTGGAAAGTTAGCACGaaatgttggaaaatattttatttattctttatatTCATATTCATTATCTATTCAGCTATAGAGACCTATTAATAGTTGCAAAGTTAGCACGAAACGTCGGaaaatactttatttatttatttctctatttttcaTATTCATATTCATTATCTATTCAGCTACAGAGGCCTATTAATAGTTGCAAAGTTAGCACAAAACGTCGgacaatatttctatattttttatactcaTATTAATTATCTATTCAGCTATAGAGACCTATTAATAGTTGCAAAGTTAGCACGAAACGTCGGaaaatactttatttatttatttctctatttttcaTATTCATATTCATTATCTATTCAGCTACAGAGACCTATTAATAGTTGCAAAGTTAGCACAAAACGTCGgacaatatttctatatttttcatattcatATTAATTATCTATTCAGCTATAGAGACCTATTAATAGTTGCAAAGTTAGCACGAAACGTCGGaaaatactttatttatttacttctctATTTTTCATATTCATATTCATTATCTATTCAGCTACAGAGGCCAATTAATAGTAGCAAAGTTAGCACGAAACGCCGGACAATATTTTActcatttatttctctatttttcaTACTCATATTCATGACCAACTCAGCTATAAAAATCTGCCAATGGGTGTAAAATGAACTCTGACGGTGTAAGATCAGCGACGACTACAAACCTGTCTCTTctctttgcaaaaaaaaaataaaactcttTCATATGTTTTCTCACGAAGTAAAGTTTCCAAAAACTTCTCGCAGGCCTAGCTTCGCAATTAACCGATTCGTGTACGCTCG
The Ptiloglossa arizonensis isolate GNS036 chromosome 3, iyPtiAriz1_principal, whole genome shotgun sequence genome window above contains:
- the LOC143143992 gene encoding uncharacterized protein LOC143143992 produces the protein MVDVKNVFYLFRNRIWKLRSKVTTDKKEYSEVTVHVCKNSVRAVRFATQRSMKALEKGAQPPSGSKYVQIEETEIFERHHRRFGHFKDGVENLPTRIRIQTFVVSRTVR